In the genome of Patescibacteria group bacterium, one region contains:
- a CDS encoding exodeoxyribonuclease VII small subunit, with protein sequence MTTKTENKINLTESLSKLSEIVKWFENEREIDVELGLTKVREGADLIKACKARLAKIENEFKEIQKEILDENQV encoded by the coding sequence ATGACAACAAAAACTGAAAATAAGATAAATCTCACAGAATCACTCTCCAAACTCTCAGAAATCGTAAAATGGTTTGAAAATGAACGAGAGATTGATGTAGAACTAGGACTTACTAAGGTTCGAGAAGGTGCCGACCTTATTAAAGCCTGCAAAGCTCGTTTGGCTAAGATTGAAAATGAGTTTAAAGAAATTCAGAAAGAGATTCTAGATGAAAACCAAGTATAG
- a CDS encoding site-specific integrase, giving the protein MPIPNEYILDYINSKERGVNTRRNYLIWLNKLSSLIEKEIDLFTEKDYEDIGNYLLKSNSLAYVSSLMWQLQNILAYLRNRDIVKIDLYKLNKFTNNYAPNITEQIISPEEYEKILDYIMDKEEVTDNSKRIKIRNELIIRILWDTGITVTEVINLRLKNIDFEKRYIIIGELNPRRLALSMKTIETAKSYKKLLGLENQNAPFIQNFVKKSFDKKFSARSIQRFLKDITQECKIESVVTPNSFRHTKAVMLLKKGSPPDQVMKILGVNDFESISKYIDIINGKNIEVKVLGQEYL; this is encoded by the coding sequence ATGCCTATACCTAATGAATATATTCTCGATTATATCAACTCTAAGGAGAGAGGAGTGAATACTCGACGAAATTATTTAATATGGTTAAATAAATTATCATCATTAATCGAGAAAGAAATAGATTTGTTCACCGAAAAAGATTATGAGGATATCGGAAATTATCTACTAAAATCAAATTCTTTAGCATATGTATCGTCCTTAATGTGGCAATTACAAAACATATTAGCATATTTAAGAAATCGAGATATCGTTAAAATCGATTTATATAAGCTTAATAAGTTTACAAATAATTATGCACCAAATATAACAGAACAGATTATTTCTCCAGAGGAGTATGAAAAGATTCTTGATTATATAATGGATAAAGAGGAAGTGACTGATAACAGCAAGCGTATTAAAATTAGAAATGAATTGATAATACGTATTTTGTGGGATACTGGAATTACAGTAACAGAAGTAATTAATTTGAGATTAAAGAATATTGATTTTGAAAAAAGATACATAATTATTGGTGAACTAAATCCCAGAAGATTAGCATTATCAATGAAGACCATAGAAACAGCAAAATCATATAAAAAGCTTTTAGGTCTAGAAAATCAAAATGCTCCATTTATTCAAAATTTTGTAAAAAAGAGTTTTGATAAAAAATTCAGTGCAAGATCAATTCAAAGGTTTCTAAAGGATATAACTCAGGAATGTAAAATTGAAAGTGTAGTTACACCAAATTCATTTAGACATACTAAAGCTGTAATGCTCCTAAAGAAGGGAAGTCCACCAGATCAAGTAATGAAAATACTAGGGGTTAATGATTTTGAAAGTATATCTAAGTATATTGATATTATAAATGGAAAAAATATTGAGGTAAAAGTTTTAGGTCAAGAATATTTGTAA
- a CDS encoding PadR family transcriptional regulator has translation MNKESMSKDSPLENSRSQMRKGILEFCILLIIARGRIYSSEILLQLKDADLLVVEGTLYPLLSRLKTQGLLEHSWEESKSGPPRKYFTLTNKGHDTLKELKATWKILSASIHSLINNK, from the coding sequence ATGAACAAAGAATCAATGAGCAAGGACTCCCCTTTGGAGAATTCCCGATCGCAAATGCGCAAAGGTATTTTGGAGTTTTGTATATTATTAATTATCGCCCGTGGTCGTATTTATTCTTCTGAAATTTTGCTCCAGCTCAAGGATGCAGATTTGCTGGTAGTGGAGGGGACTCTCTATCCCCTGCTCAGTCGCCTAAAGACTCAAGGCTTGCTCGAACATTCATGGGAAGAATCAAAGTCTGGTCCCCCACGAAAATATTTTACCCTTACAAATAAAGGCCACGATACATTGAAAGAACTGAAAGCTACATGGAAAATTCTCTCAGCTTCTATACACTCACTCATTAACAATAAATAA
- a CDS encoding phosphomannose isomerase type II C-terminal cupin domain: MKSSTTDKPWGSFTQFTHNELSTVKTIFVKAGEQLSLQTHAKREEFWKVISGTPTLTIGEEHIEAQPGDEFTIPAGLQHRIATTQENALILEISTGDFDENDIIRLEDKYGRS, translated from the coding sequence ATGAAATCTTCTACGACCGATAAACCATGGGGATCATTTACACAATTTACACACAACGAACTATCTACAGTTAAAACTATTTTTGTGAAGGCTGGAGAGCAGCTGAGTTTGCAAACCCATGCAAAACGGGAAGAATTTTGGAAGGTTATTTCTGGCACACCTACACTCACGATTGGCGAAGAACATATTGAAGCACAACCTGGAGACGAATTTACAATTCCTGCTGGCTTGCAGCATCGTATTGCAACGACACAAGAAAACGCATTGATACTCGAGATATCAACTGGCGATTTTGATGAAAACGACATTATCCGACTCGAGGATAAGTATGGACGCTCTTAA
- the xseA gene encoding exodeoxyribonuclease VII large subunit gives MNSGLSFNFDESNEPQNMTVAEYLTMLNNNLKNIKGKVIGEVVNLKLYSGRSYLYFSIKDKEANAVMNCFMWKRSLDISGIELADGLEVAISGFTKIYEPNGSISFQTETIALVGEGALKKAYDKLKQKLEKEGLMNAEKKRPVPEYPHKIGVITSKDGAVISDFTTNIGKFGYEISFVNSRVEGQIAITDLIAAVRTLKNKDIDVLVIMRGGGSLESFAAFNNEMLVREIADFPAPVIAGIGHDKDICLVSLVADHMVSTPTAVTQLLNKSWEQALSRVLLQEKQILNSFTQILAKRKIYLERAAGLMQDKFTTIFERFKMMQNSFTGGISKIGYRIKELQTRVETQAKNLSNSFIKATTNINTFLNSREKELELLNPERQLKLGYSIVRLKGKALRDTGNVKIGDELDIKTYQGELKTEVKEILK, from the coding sequence ATGAATTCCGGACTGAGTTTCAATTTTGACGAATCAAACGAGCCACAAAATATGACTGTGGCTGAGTATTTAACAATGCTCAACAACAACCTTAAAAATATTAAGGGCAAAGTCATTGGTGAAGTAGTAAATCTCAAATTATATTCTGGCCGTAGTTATTTATATTTTTCTATTAAAGATAAAGAAGCCAATGCTGTCATGAATTGCTTCATGTGGAAGCGAAGTCTTGATATTTCTGGAATTGAATTAGCTGATGGACTTGAAGTAGCGATTTCTGGATTTACAAAAATCTATGAACCTAACGGATCTATTTCTTTCCAGACAGAGACTATTGCATTAGTGGGAGAAGGCGCACTCAAGAAAGCATATGATAAGTTGAAACAAAAGCTTGAGAAAGAAGGGCTCATGAATGCTGAAAAGAAGCGACCTGTTCCTGAGTATCCTCACAAAATTGGAGTGATCACATCTAAAGATGGAGCGGTGATTAGTGATTTCACAACTAATATTGGAAAATTTGGCTATGAAATTAGTTTTGTTAATTCACGAGTAGAAGGACAGATTGCTATTACTGACTTAATAGCTGCTGTGAGAACATTAAAAAATAAAGACATAGATGTGTTAGTAATCATGCGAGGAGGAGGGTCACTCGAATCATTTGCTGCATTCAATAATGAAATGCTTGTACGAGAAATAGCAGATTTCCCAGCACCGGTAATTGCAGGTATTGGCCATGATAAAGATATATGTTTAGTGAGTCTTGTGGCTGACCATATGGTATCAACTCCTACTGCAGTAACCCAGCTGTTAAATAAATCATGGGAACAGGCATTGTCTAGAGTACTCCTTCAAGAAAAGCAGATCTTAAATTCGTTCACACAAATTCTGGCAAAACGAAAAATATATTTAGAACGAGCAGCTGGACTTATGCAAGATAAGTTTACGACTATTTTTGAGAGGTTTAAGATGATGCAAAATTCTTTCACAGGTGGAATAAGTAAAATAGGCTATAGAATAAAAGAATTACAGACGCGTGTAGAGACTCAGGCAAAAAATCTTTCAAACAGCTTTATAAAAGCAACAACAAACATAAATACATTTTTAAATAGCCGAGAGAAAGAATTAGAACTCCTCAATCCAGAACGGCAGCTAAAACTAGGGTATAGCATTGTGAGATTAAAGGGTAAAGCTCTGAGAGATACTGGAAATGTGAAAATAGGGGATGAGCTAGATATTAAAACATACCAGGGTGAGCTAAAAACAGAAGTTAAAGAAATATTAAAATAA
- a CDS encoding DUF2807 domain-containing protein, whose translation MKKALTITIAGTLFTIEEDAYQKLDVYLKSIQNYFGTSAEGKEIIEDIEARIAEQLLENKTVAGVVTIEAIEKLMTTMGSVEDFGDKPESTGTASESSNEDPTASRKLYRDTDDVVIAGVASGIAHYIKVDPLFVRLGFIVLTLITSGFWIVLYIILALIVPKAETAAEKMQQRGGPVTLSSFKETIKKNSEEYMQRSSKLRTILERLIRVFGKIVVVFVKIIIGLIAISLIAGALFGLITATFTYANLIFNSNSTYVGFPITEVIGGLALFGLSTFYFIAVAIPLIVIALLGVMMIRRKKVVGMRSSAILAGVWALSLIMAGTLSVKYIPQIHDHLESMPENQRVTETQAITQPFTKLDLNGFEKVKFVQASTTSIVEEGRRADVDETKFEVKDGTLTLQRDIQNEFCLFCDRDSVDIIISAPFVDRIDITDNIRFQSDDIRGEKVTVVVEDVARADMKVDVRELVVITQGVARAHITGTSTSMGLTLEDASRFEGDTMNVRDASVKASGVSRAYVHVDATLHIDAEDVSRVEYTGTAEPTIIDSDNARVERMDAVEARTD comes from the coding sequence ATGAAAAAAGCTTTAACAATAACTATAGCCGGTACCCTCTTTACTATTGAGGAAGATGCATATCAAAAACTTGATGTGTATTTAAAATCTATTCAAAATTATTTTGGTACAAGTGCTGAGGGTAAAGAAATTATAGAAGACATTGAGGCACGAATTGCCGAACAGCTTTTAGAAAATAAAACGGTTGCTGGTGTTGTTACTATTGAAGCTATCGAAAAGCTCATGACAACGATGGGAAGTGTTGAAGACTTTGGTGACAAGCCAGAATCTACAGGTACAGCATCGGAGAGTTCTAATGAAGACCCTACAGCGTCACGAAAGCTGTACAGAGATACTGATGATGTGGTGATTGCTGGTGTTGCTTCAGGTATCGCACACTATATAAAAGTTGATCCGCTCTTTGTTCGTCTTGGATTTATTGTCCTCACACTTATCACTTCTGGATTTTGGATTGTACTCTATATAATTCTTGCACTCATTGTTCCTAAAGCAGAAACAGCAGCAGAAAAAATGCAGCAGCGAGGAGGACCTGTTACCCTATCTTCATTTAAAGAAACGATAAAGAAAAATAGCGAGGAGTATATGCAGCGGTCATCAAAGCTTCGCACAATACTAGAAAGACTTATCAGAGTATTTGGAAAGATTGTTGTAGTGTTTGTTAAAATTATTATAGGTTTAATTGCTATTAGTCTTATTGCTGGTGCATTATTTGGATTAATTACTGCAACATTTACCTATGCCAATCTTATCTTCAATAGTAATTCTACGTATGTAGGGTTCCCTATAACAGAAGTTATTGGAGGACTGGCCCTCTTTGGATTGTCTACATTCTATTTTATTGCTGTAGCAATTCCACTTATTGTTATTGCGCTTTTGGGAGTAATGATGATTCGCCGAAAGAAAGTAGTTGGTATGCGATCAAGCGCTATCTTAGCTGGTGTGTGGGCATTGTCATTAATTATGGCTGGTACACTTTCAGTTAAATATATTCCACAAATTCATGATCATCTTGAGTCAATGCCAGAGAATCAAAGAGTAACTGAAACTCAGGCTATTACTCAGCCTTTTACCAAGCTCGATCTTAATGGATTTGAAAAAGTAAAATTTGTTCAAGCATCTACAACCTCAATTGTAGAAGAAGGACGTCGTGCTGATGTAGATGAGACAAAGTTTGAAGTGAAAGATGGAACACTTACTTTACAACGAGATATTCAAAATGAGTTTTGCTTGTTCTGTGATCGGGATAGTGTCGACATTATTATTTCTGCACCATTTGTAGATCGAATAGATATTACAGATAATATTCGTTTTCAAAGTGATGATATTCGTGGGGAAAAAGTGACTGTCGTAGTAGAAGATGTAGCACGAGCTGATATGAAAGTAGATGTTCGAGAATTAGTAGTTATAACGCAGGGAGTTGCACGTGCTCATATTACAGGAACTTCAACATCGATGGGACTAACTCTAGAAGATGCTTCTCGTTTTGAAGGTGATACTATGAATGTGAGAGATGCATCTGTTAAGGCTTCTGGAGTTTCTCGTGCGTACGTACATGTAGATGCAACTCTCCATATTGATGCAGAGGATGTAAGCAGAGTTGAATACACTGGTACAGCAGAACCCACAATCATAGATAGTGATAATGCAAGAGTTGAACGAATGGATGCTGTAGAAGCTAGAACTGATTAA
- a CDS encoding DUF2339 domain-containing protein, with amino-acid sequence MYFILFVVVFILYFNLRNKVTRLENELRLGGFIRNESPQEQQKVAATPVSTPPENTTMPERIIEPQVSAPIAATTPIVENPVLEPAPQEVKHDDGLEFKFGSKVFTGVGALAIIIGLAFFLSYAFQAGIITETMRVVLGVIVGIVLVGVGYFTRVKYPSYGQVLIGTGLGVEYLSIYSSYNLYNLIDLPVALIGMIIVTAVGVASAVALDSKPLATFAGIGGFLTPYLLSYSGGNPHLLFTYILVLDAGLIALSFYKLWRNLAIGTVIATYLVFITWLSQSYQPSLWGVAEIYLTLFFAGFLAVSLLHYARQKSREDEGDLSLLSLNAGVYFLLSFGLIDQNAPDWMGLFTVVLGLVYFVLWLFVRGQSDRDIRFRSFLAGISFILFIIAVPIQFEKFMITIAWAAQALVLAYLAVKLTSKHLRYLSQTLFTIVFIKLVFSDSMLSVATPFINTRFITFAICLVCFAAAFLVHYLAKDKTNDDVSITNIMMFEVAVIFVAGISLDLFKFFEPSAMTVFWLLSVGILALAAFTTRNIVGRMTMFALLGISLVRILTAHARLEETSVAFINIRSGLLLLAVVISAGIYYLYTTGLPQEDRAGERVNALTLITVEMFIVLQLLFTFEISDFFKAFWLPIVWSLLACAAFFIGLKLKNFALRLCVYITLSIATIRVIFFDSNISTSNYIPVMNGRVLAFVVVAVVMFVIAYVLNRQSESDITPEEKTQIIPAFAIAGNVLLVWVLSKEVLDYFNQQIIGLTDRKEISTLESTKRVALSISWLFYAFILMGISIAKRMKFGRVLAIVLIVMTVFKIFLYDTAELDNFYRFVSYFSLGVLLLVTGFLYNKFKNIIIQFMK; translated from the coding sequence ATGTATTTTATATTATTTGTTGTTGTATTTATTCTTTATTTTAACCTACGAAATAAGGTAACCCGTTTGGAAAATGAGCTTAGGTTGGGTGGGTTTATACGAAATGAAAGCCCCCAAGAACAACAGAAAGTAGCGGCTACTCCAGTAAGTACACCTCCAGAAAATACAACAATGCCTGAGCGCATAATTGAGCCTCAGGTAAGTGCTCCAATTGCAGCTACTACTCCTATAGTTGAAAATCCTGTACTTGAGCCTGCTCCACAAGAAGTAAAGCATGATGATGGCCTTGAGTTTAAATTTGGAAGTAAAGTTTTTACTGGTGTAGGAGCACTAGCAATAATTATAGGTCTCGCATTCTTTTTAAGTTATGCATTTCAAGCGGGAATTATTACTGAAACCATGCGAGTGGTACTCGGTGTAATTGTAGGTATTGTGCTTGTGGGAGTAGGGTACTTCACTCGTGTTAAATATCCATCATACGGCCAAGTACTTATAGGTACTGGTCTCGGCGTAGAATATCTTTCTATTTATAGTTCATACAATCTTTATAACCTCATTGATCTTCCAGTTGCATTGATTGGAATGATTATTGTTACTGCCGTAGGTGTTGCTTCTGCTGTTGCATTAGATTCAAAACCTCTTGCAACCTTTGCTGGAATTGGAGGATTTCTTACGCCGTACCTTCTTTCATACTCTGGTGGAAATCCACATCTATTGTTTACGTATATCTTAGTATTAGATGCAGGGCTCATTGCACTTTCTTTCTACAAGCTTTGGCGCAATCTTGCTATTGGTACTGTTATCGCAACATATCTTGTATTCATTACCTGGCTATCACAATCATATCAACCATCACTCTGGGGAGTTGCAGAAATATATCTCACATTATTCTTTGCAGGATTCCTAGCGGTTTCACTTCTTCACTATGCTCGACAAAAATCTAGAGAGGATGAAGGTGATCTAAGCCTTTTATCGCTAAATGCAGGAGTGTACTTCCTTTTGAGTTTTGGTCTTATTGATCAAAATGCTCCCGATTGGATGGGGCTCTTTACGGTAGTTCTTGGACTGGTCTATTTTGTTTTATGGCTTTTTGTTCGAGGACAGAGTGATCGTGATATTCGTTTCAGAAGCTTCTTGGCAGGTATAAGCTTTATACTGTTTATAATCGCGGTACCTATTCAGTTTGAAAAATTCATGATTACTATTGCTTGGGCTGCACAAGCATTGGTACTTGCATATTTGGCAGTAAAGCTAACATCTAAACATCTAAGATACTTATCTCAAACATTATTTACAATAGTATTTATAAAACTTGTGTTTAGTGACTCAATGCTTAGTGTTGCTACACCATTTATAAATACACGGTTTATAACATTCGCTATTTGTTTGGTATGTTTTGCTGCTGCATTTCTCGTACACTATCTTGCTAAAGATAAAACAAATGACGATGTATCAATAACAAATATTATGATGTTTGAAGTAGCTGTGATATTTGTAGCAGGAATTAGTCTCGATTTGTTTAAATTCTTTGAACCATCAGCTATGACTGTATTCTGGTTGCTATCTGTGGGTATTCTAGCTTTAGCTGCATTTACGACACGTAATATCGTGGGAAGAATGACAATGTTTGCATTGCTCGGAATTTCTCTAGTCCGGATTTTGACAGCACATGCTCGTCTAGAAGAGACATCAGTAGCATTCATAAATATTCGGTCAGGATTATTACTTTTAGCTGTAGTTATTTCTGCGGGAATTTATTATCTCTATACAACAGGGCTGCCTCAAGAAGACAGAGCAGGGGAACGTGTAAATGCACTTACCCTCATTACTGTTGAAATGTTTATAGTACTTCAGCTTCTCTTCACTTTCGAAATTTCAGATTTCTTCAAGGCATTTTGGCTTCCAATTGTATGGTCACTCTTAGCATGTGCGGCGTTCTTTATTGGTCTCAAACTTAAAAACTTTGCTCTTCGTTTGTGTGTATACATAACATTAAGCATCGCAACTATTCGAGTAATCTTCTTTGATTCAAATATCAGTACATCAAATTATATTCCTGTTATGAATGGGCGAGTGCTCGCATTTGTTGTCGTTGCTGTCGTTATGTTTGTCATTGCATACGTGCTCAATAGACAATCAGAATCAGACATTACTCCCGAAGAAAAAACTCAAATCATCCCTGCATTTGCAATCGCAGGAAATGTATTACTCGTATGGGTATTAAGCAAAGAAGTGCTTGATTATTTCAATCAACAAATCATTGGTCTTACAGACAGAAAAGAAATCTCTACATTGGAAAGCACAAAGCGTGTGGCCCTTTCTATTAGTTGGTTGTTCTATGCGTTTATCCTCATGGGAATTAGTATTGCAAAGCGTATGAAGTTTGGACGTGTTTTGGCGATTGTGCTCATTGTCATGACAGTGTTTAAAATCTTCCTCTATGACACAGCAGAGCTCGACAACTTTTACCGATTCGTTTCTTACTTTAGTTTAGGTGTACTGCTTCTCGTTACAGGATTCCTCTACAACAAGTTCAAAAACATCATTATTCAGTTCATGAAGTAG
- a CDS encoding CAP domain-containing protein yields MRKTVKKYIGAHEGNDYTPHILRGTSILVALFLLLGMFAIYIFSPQLIFINKSSSAVYTSFLVDLTNKERIEIGEEPLEISTRLTKAAELKAQDMVAKGYFAHNSPQGVTPWYWFGKADYAFKYAGENLAIDFNDSDKVVEAWMNSPKHRANILNEKFTQMGIAFVKGSWEGRNTIYVVQMFGTPDLTVPALATAINNQPQAYAVSASPNTPAVLLQSGSNVQGASSDDAIKIIAETPTYIAVQSAYADQPQAIKPATTALQTPPQDESISVSGFIAKYILQPSYVLQTVYVLVAALILSALCCALYYERKNKEATHIIYGFLVLATVIILFAFAQTYFSPFVLIK; encoded by the coding sequence ATGCGAAAAACTGTTAAGAAATATATAGGCGCTCATGAGGGTAACGACTATACTCCACATATTCTCCGTGGGACTTCTATTCTTGTAGCATTATTTTTATTGTTAGGAATGTTTGCTATCTATATATTTTCTCCACAATTAATTTTCATAAACAAATCGAGTTCTGCGGTATATACATCATTTCTTGTTGATCTAACAAATAAAGAGCGAATAGAAATTGGGGAAGAACCTTTAGAAATTAGTACTCGACTTACCAAAGCTGCAGAACTTAAGGCTCAAGATATGGTTGCCAAAGGGTATTTTGCTCATAATAGTCCACAAGGAGTAACTCCATGGTATTGGTTTGGAAAAGCTGATTACGCATTTAAATATGCGGGAGAAAATTTGGCTATTGATTTTAATGACTCAGATAAAGTGGTGGAAGCATGGATGAATTCACCAAAGCATCGAGCAAATATTTTAAATGAGAAATTTACTCAAATGGGAATTGCATTTGTGAAGGGAAGCTGGGAAGGGAGGAATACTATTTATGTAGTACAGATGTTTGGTACTCCTGATCTTACTGTTCCAGCATTAGCAACTGCTATAAATAATCAACCTCAGGCATATGCAGTTTCAGCTTCTCCAAATACTCCCGCAGTACTATTGCAATCAGGTTCAAATGTTCAAGGAGCTTCAAGTGATGATGCTATAAAGATTATTGCTGAAACACCAACCTACATTGCTGTGCAATCAGCATACGCGGATCAACCTCAAGCAATCAAACCAGCAACAACAGCACTTCAAACACCACCGCAAGATGAATCAATATCTGTGTCGGGATTTATTGCAAAATACATTCTTCAGCCTTCGTATGTACTTCAGACTGTTTATGTACTCGTTGCAGCACTTATTCTAAGTGCTCTATGTTGTGCTCTTTATTATGAACGTAAAAACAAAGAAGCCACCCATATTATTTATGGTTTTCTCGTACTAGCAACTGTTATTATTCTCTTTGCGTTTGCTCAAACATACTTCAGTCCGTTTGTACTTATAAAATAA
- a CDS encoding serine hydrolase codes for MKFLRRSVFLNISIFLCGIILGGSVIYSIFTSRTPANTSKLIRENSNEYTYINPLLFTEISSKNTFNEFTSLEKKLRTSIDQFTKDKKADSVSVYIRSLNSGHWTGINEDVLYAPASMLKVALMIAYLKEVESNSEILDKKILYKVISNEKQFYSPHTTFEDGKYYTVRQLIQDMIVESGNNSNLALLNAIDQEELIKVYTDLRIQIPIKDMPEFLSVKSYSTLFRTLYSSTYLNRNISELALDLLAHVSFNDGLKGGVPDIIPVAHKFGERSYINNDNHEVKELHDCGIVYYPQDPYFICVMTRGNDFPSLSNVIQTISKETYTWFSSRISF; via the coding sequence ATGAAATTCCTTCGGAGGAGTGTCTTTTTAAATATAAGTATCTTTCTTTGTGGGATTATTCTTGGAGGAAGTGTAATATACAGTATATTTACTTCAAGAACCCCAGCAAATACATCTAAACTCATTAGAGAAAATTCCAACGAATATACGTATATAAATCCACTTCTTTTTACAGAAATCAGTAGTAAGAATACCTTTAACGAATTCACTTCTCTTGAGAAAAAACTGAGAACCTCAATCGATCAATTCACAAAAGATAAAAAGGCTGATTCAGTCTCAGTATATATTCGTAGTCTAAATAGCGGCCACTGGACAGGTATAAATGAAGATGTGCTCTACGCTCCTGCAAGCATGCTTAAGGTTGCTCTTATGATCGCTTATCTAAAAGAAGTTGAATCAAATTCAGAAATTCTAGATAAAAAAATTCTATATAAAGTCATAAGTAATGAAAAACAGTTTTATTCACCACATACAACTTTTGAAGATGGGAAATATTATACAGTCCGGCAATTGATTCAGGATATGATAGTCGAATCGGGTAATAATTCAAATCTAGCACTTCTTAATGCAATCGATCAAGAAGAATTAATAAAGGTATATACAGATCTACGTATCCAGATTCCAATAAAAGACATGCCTGAATTTCTTTCAGTAAAATCCTATTCTACACTATTTAGGACGCTGTATAGTTCAACATACTTAAATAGAAATATATCGGAATTGGCTCTGGATCTTTTGGCCCATGTTAGTTTTAATGATGGACTGAAAGGTGGAGTTCCAGACATAATTCCTGTTGCTCATAAATTTGGCGAAAGGTCATACATCAATAACGATAATCATGAAGTTAAAGAGTTACATGACTGTGGAATTGTATACTATCCGCAGGATCCATATTTTATATGTGTTATGACTCGAGGTAATGACTTCCCTTCATTAAGTAACGTTATTCAAACTATTTCGAAAGAGACCTATACTTGGTTTTCATCTAGAATCTCTTTCTGA
- a CDS encoding VanW family protein produces the protein MDTLEYIATKIDTIEFPKRKALSSRYPQLKGPILALKRAYYSLGYSLGTASANKHSDRFFPAIIARGSSVLMRKLGDSDLELQKQKITNLKLAAEKLNGLIIEPGATFSFWNTLGNPSLKNGYVEGMLLSEGKVVRGVGGGLCQMSNLLFWMFLHAPVEIVERFHHSRDSFPDSGRTLPFGSGATVFYNLIDLKIKNTSDQPIQLKIWLTDTQLKGQILAPMPEKQKFHIHEKDHSFIKKGEKYYRYNELWRDVLVKGTLIESKKIYTNFAPIMYEVDEKYITERNIQLIDLDLENKKENKNNLEENKSIGYPHLITVGT, from the coding sequence ATGGACACTCTCGAATACATAGCAACAAAGATAGATACCATTGAATTTCCTAAACGAAAGGCCCTTTCTTCACGCTATCCACAGCTTAAAGGCCCAATTTTAGCTCTAAAACGGGCATACTACTCCCTAGGCTATTCTTTAGGTACAGCGAGTGCAAACAAGCATTCTGATCGATTTTTCCCCGCAATTATAGCTCGAGGTTCTTCGGTGTTAATGCGAAAGCTTGGAGACTCTGATCTTGAACTACAGAAACAAAAAATTACCAATTTAAAGTTGGCCGCAGAAAAGCTTAATGGCTTGATTATTGAGCCCGGAGCTACTTTTTCATTTTGGAATACTCTAGGCAATCCATCACTCAAAAATGGATATGTAGAGGGAATGCTTTTGTCGGAAGGTAAAGTAGTGCGTGGAGTAGGAGGTGGTCTTTGCCAAATGTCTAATTTGCTTTTCTGGATGTTTTTACATGCACCTGTGGAAATAGTAGAACGCTTCCATCATTCTCGAGATTCATTTCCTGATAGTGGAAGAACACTACCTTTTGGAAGTGGAGCAACCGTTTTTTACAATCTCATAGATCTAAAAATTAAAAATACTTCTGATCAACCAATTCAGTTAAAGATTTGGCTTACAGATACACAGCTCAAAGGACAGATTCTCGCACCAATGCCTGAAAAGCAAAAATTTCATATTCATGAAAAAGATCATAGCTTCATAAAGAAAGGGGAGAAGTACTATCGATATAATGAGTTATGGAGAGACGTTCTTGTAAAAGGTACCCTTATAGAATCAAAAAAAATCTACACAAACTTTGCTCCAATAATGTATGAAGTAGATGAGAAATATATAACAGAAAGAAATATTCAACTTATAGATTTGGATCTCGAAAATAAAAAAGAAAATAAAAATAATTTAGAAGAAAATAAATCTATAGGATATCCACACCTCATAACTGTAGGGACTTGA